A genomic segment from Colletotrichum higginsianum IMI 349063 chromosome 5, whole genome shotgun sequence encodes:
- a CDS encoding sodium symporter family protein: MVTAALNQGVGYGIVLGVGFLFAIGMIATTYVLRRYNRELQTSENFTTAGRTVKSGLVGSAVVSSWTWAATLLQSSGVCYRYGVSGPFWYASGATVQILLFATLAIELKRRAPNAHTFLEVIKARYGTATHLVFIVFGLMTNILVTLMLIVGGAATVNALTGMHTVAAIYLLPVGVVAYTLVGGLKATFLTDWVHTFILLIIIIIFSLTAYASSDVLGSPSKVYDLLVEAALRHPVSGNAEGSYLTMKSQGGVEFFVINIVGNFGTVFLDNGYYNKAIAASPVHALPGYIIGGLSWFAIPWLTATTMGLSALALESNPRFPTFPARMTEAEVSAGLALPYAAVALLGKGGAAATLLMVFMAVTSASSAELIAVSSIFTYDVYRTYFKPDASGKRLIYMSHVVVVVYALVISSVSVGLYYNGISMGYLYVLMGVLISAAVLPATLTLVWKGQNKWAATLSPIFGTAFAIIGWLVTAKKTCGVLDIACTGSNNPMLAGNVIALLSPIVLIPVFTLAFGMDKYDWKSMMAIRRGDDHELASAAGLDLEEIPGHQETQAAFEREQTMLSRAFKISVSMTAFLTIAMLILWPMPMYGSGYIFSKPFFTGWVVVGILWIFCSFFAVGLFPIFEGRATLVHTVKSMISGKKPTRHHTVTHGEEEEEEAKEETTPGGVTSEKKDVGGETVPL, encoded by the exons ATGGTGACCGCAGCTCTCAACCAGGGCGTCGGCTACGGCATTGTCCTCGGCGTAGGCTTCCTCTTCGCCATTGGCATG ATTGCCACGACCTATGTGCTTAGACGATACAACAGGGAGCTGCAGACTTCCGAGAACTTTACCACGGCCGGCAGGACGGTCAAGTCGGGCCTTGTCGGTTCCGCCGTTGTCTCGTCCTGGACGTGGGCCGCCACGCTGCTTCAGTCGTCGGGCGTGTGCTACCGATACGGCGTATCTGGCCCTTTCTGGTACGCCTCGGGCGCGACTGTGCAGATCCTCCTCTTCGCGACGCTCGCCATCGAGCTCAAGCGCAGGGCGCCCAATGCACACACGTTCCTCGAGGTCATCAAGGCCAGATACGGCACGGCCACGCATCTCGTCTTTATCGTCTTCGGCCTGATGACCAACATCCTGGTCACCCTGATGCTGATCGTGGGAGGCGCGGCGACGGTCAACGCACTCACCGGCAT GcacaccgtcgccgccattTACCTGCtgcccgtcggcgtcgttgcCTACACGCTCGTCGGAGGCTTGAAGGCGACCTTTCTCACCGACTGGGTCCACACCTTTATCCTGCTGATCATTATCATCATTTTCTCCCTGACGGCCTACGCCAGCTCCGACGTGCTCGGCAGCCCCTCCAAGGTGtacgacctcctcgtcgaggccgcgctcAGGCACCCGGTCTCGGGCAACGCCGAGGGGTCCTACCTGACCATGAAGTCGCAAGGCGGCGTCGAGTTCTTCGTCATCAACATTG TGGGAAACTTCGGCACAGTCTTCCTGGATAACGGATACTACAACAAGGCCAtcgcggcgtcgccggtcCACGCGCTTCCCGGCTacatcatcggcggcctctCGTGGTTCGCCATCCCCTGgctgacggcgacgaccatGGGCCTCTCTGCGCTGGCGCTCGAGTCGAACCCGCGCTTCCCGACCTTCCCCGCGCGCatgaccgaggccgaggtctcGGCCGGGCTTGCGCTTCCCTATGCGGCGGTGGCCCTcctcggcaagggcggcgccgcggcgacgcTGCTGATGGTCTTCATGGCCGTcacgtcggcatcgtcggcggagctcatcgccgtctcgtcCATCTTCACGTACGACGTCTACCGGACGTATTTCAAGCCCGACGCCAGCGGCAAGCGCCTCATCTACATGTCGCACGTGGTGGTCGTCGTGTACGCGCTCGTCATCAGCTCCGTCTCGGTGGGACTGTATTACAACGGCATCTCGATGGGTTACCTCTACGTGCTGATGGGCGTGctcatctcggccgccgtgctcCCGGCGACGCTGACGCTCGTGTGGAAGGGCCAGAATaagtgggcggcgacgctcTCCCCCATCTTCGGCACGGCcttcgccatcatcggctggctcgtcacggccaagaagaCGTGCGGCGTCTTGGACATCGCCTGCACGGGGTCCAACAACCCCATGCTGGCCGGCAACGTCATCGCCCTTTTGTCGCCCATCGTGCTGATCCCGGTCTTCACGCTGGCGTTTGGTATGGACAAGTACGACTGGaagtcgatgatggcgatcCGCAGGGGCGACGACCACGAGCTGGCCAGCGCGGCCGGGCTGGACCTCGAGGAGATCCCGGGACACCAGGAGACGCAGGCGGCGTTCGAGCGCGAGCAGACGATGCTGTCCCGTGCGTTCAAGATTTCCGTCTCCATGACGGCGTTTTT GACCATCGCGATGCTCATCCTCTGGCCGATGCCCATGTACGGCTCCGGGTACATCTTCAGCAAGCCCTTCTTCacggggtgggtggtggtcGGCATCCTTTGGATCTTCTgctccttcttcgccgtcggGCTGTTCCCCATCTTCGAGGGCCGCGCGACGCTCGTGCACACGGTCAAGTCGATGATATCGGGCAAGAAGCCGACGCGCCACCACACCGTGACGCacggggaagaggaggaggaggaggccaaggaggagacgaCCCCCGGCGGCGTTACgtccgagaagaaggacgtgGGCGGGGAGACTGTCCCGTTGTGA
- a CDS encoding effector 14, which translates to MKSSIVLAATSAVLAMGAAIDPRALEVVLDITYVTVTVTEGVPIEEPTPTPTPSTPAVFYEAPSSVPKIEDTPAPAPIFETITTKRSETPTPTPTPTPTPTPTPEPVVAPVVSEPVAPYVPAPAPTVVETTEAAPSAAPAVSDLQSTCLDSHNIHRSNHSAPALTWDSALASYALITAQTCVFEHDMATGGGGYGQNLAMWGATGSEGLGEAKAAQRAITEQWYNGELNLYTGYGEASPDMTNFLQWGHFTQMVWVDTTTVGCGVHYCAAGTLSSIGSWYTVCNYKSQGNVIGSFDKNVLPPGSAATVNIA; encoded by the exons ATGAAGTCTTCCATTGTTCTTGCCGCCACTAGTGCCGTCTTGGCCATGGGTGCCGCCATCGATCCCCGTGCCCTGGAGGTCGTCCTGGACATCACCTACGtgaccgtcaccgtcacTGAGGGCGTTCCCATCGAGGAGCCTACTCCCACCCCTACTCCCTCCACCCCGGCTGTCTTCTACGAGGCTCCCAGCTCCGTCCCCAAGATTGAGGATACGCCCGCGCCTGCGCCCATCTTCGagaccatcaccaccaagcGCTCCGAGACTCCCACCCCGACCCCGACCCCGACTCCCACCCCCACTCCTACCCCCGAGCCTGTTGTCGCGCCCGTCGTCTCGGAGCCCGTCGCCCCCTATGTCCCTGCTCCCGCGCCTACCGTTGTCGAGACCACCGAGGCCGCCCCTAGCGCCGCTCCCGCCGTCAGCGACCTCCAGAGCACGTGCCTCGACTCCCACAACATTCACCGGTCTAACCACTCTGCTCCCGCTCTGACCTGGGACAGCGCCCTTGCCAGCTACGCCCTCATCACCGCCCAGACCTGCGTCTTCGAGCACGACAT GGCCACTGGCGGTGGTGGCTACGGCCAGAACCTTGCCATGTGGGGTGCCACTGGCTCCGAGGGTCTTGGTGAGGCCAAGGCTGCCCAGCGTGCCATCACTGAGCAGTGGTACAACGGCGAGCTGAACCTCTACACCGGCTATGGCGAGGCCAGCCCTGACATGACCAACTTCCTCCAGTGGGGCCATTTCACCCAGATGGTCTGGGTTGACACCACCACTGTTGGCTGCGGCGTCCACTACTGCGCTGCCGGCACTCTCAGCTCCATTGGCAGCTGGTACACCGTCTGCAACTACAAGTCCCAGG GCAACGTCATTGGCAGCTTCGACAAGAACGTCCTGCCTCCCGGcagcgccgccaccgtcaaCATTGCTTAA